One part of the Candidatus Zixiibacteriota bacterium genome encodes these proteins:
- a CDS encoding DEAD/DEAH box helicase: MRKRLLPYSIPEPVLSQWEKRYRGKLLPLQYRAIEDYKLMEGRSLLISAPTSAGKTFCGEMALIRAIRQRQKAIFLVPLKAVAEEKYRLFEDCYGGIGLRVLIGTHDHPENDTDIENGRFDIAVIVYEKFNSLLLTNLDILGQIGTIVIDELQMLEDETRGARLELALAKLLYCDYNPQIVALSAVLGEANDLAEWLGCRLLLEKNRPVELRRGVASDGKFYFRCHNSGDTGEESCPRGENTIDTLFKNIEETVKSNQSVLVFLKSKIDTVNAARKFVKYAGLEPDDKNREYFLSQLGDEENSSLLDNLISLLSCGIAFHNADLTIAQRMAVEEGYRRGYIRAVFATTTLSTGINLPASTVFVEAQKYNFQGYTGKPGLEPLSWGEYESMSGRAGRVGLLDKDIKAGRAVLFASCDLEKSILWDYYIDNRANPLNSRLDTLPVEDIILDLFGSQLVRRPEDINELLSGTFFAARNGRQPKISAAIYAQLIDESFLKRRDDDLAITPLGMAVAVTGLGIGTARKIIRDWDLSRPKTDEEVFFDILDTSAAQNMYLPGVGFGGGAIAPARHLHGGSSLVRNFSTRRDKLTADEIRRVRLAFLLIDWKGGFSALDIENDYRLHLGMMDYLARQMAWLLSSSAAVIKTLDNYSKLPGLLNELAFSVGTGLPSELKDIYDVAGNILHRGEILSLYRKGIIDLKEMLDKGLAIISQHISSETRLNKIEKQFQKIKESKMNTNAHIARIVNSWPKSIEIDGTPVRERFRVRINGQTINLTGKSFKYLCRLAWSRLTRDNGWLYKEDLEQGFNQARYLYRLRQEIGRDFLPGWPLYENNRSGYYRLAVPPDSIKVNVDALRDNPDFEIRQMGGDLKPFMMTG, encoded by the coding sequence ATGCGGAAAAGATTATTACCATACAGTATTCCGGAGCCGGTCTTGAGTCAGTGGGAGAAACGGTATCGAGGCAAGTTGCTGCCTCTCCAGTATAGAGCTATTGAAGACTACAAATTAATGGAGGGGCGTTCTCTTCTTATCTCGGCGCCGACTTCGGCGGGCAAGACGTTTTGCGGAGAGATGGCTCTTATCCGGGCAATTCGGCAAAGGCAAAAGGCAATCTTTCTGGTGCCTCTCAAAGCCGTCGCCGAGGAAAAATATCGGTTATTCGAGGATTGTTACGGGGGCATCGGTTTGCGGGTTCTGATCGGGACTCACGATCACCCCGAAAATGATACCGATATCGAAAACGGACGGTTCGATATTGCCGTTATAGTTTATGAAAAATTCAATTCCCTTCTTCTCACCAATCTTGATATTCTCGGACAAATCGGAACGATTGTCATCGATGAATTGCAGATGCTGGAGGATGAAACGCGGGGGGCGCGGTTGGAATTGGCCCTGGCCAAATTGCTATACTGTGATTACAATCCTCAGATTGTGGCCTTATCGGCGGTTTTGGGTGAAGCTAATGATCTGGCCGAATGGCTGGGATGCCGGTTGCTTCTTGAGAAAAATCGTCCGGTGGAATTGCGCCGGGGCGTCGCGTCTGACGGAAAATTCTATTTTCGCTGTCACAATTCGGGGGATACCGGCGAAGAATCGTGCCCTCGGGGCGAGAACACAATTGACACTCTTTTTAAAAATATCGAAGAAACCGTAAAATCTAATCAATCGGTGTTGGTGTTTCTCAAATCGAAAATCGACACCGTCAATGCCGCTCGGAAATTCGTTAAGTATGCCGGGCTTGAGCCGGACGATAAAAACCGCGAGTATTTTTTATCCCAATTGGGCGATGAGGAAAATTCATCGCTTCTTGATAATCTTATCAGCCTGCTTAGTTGCGGAATCGCCTTCCATAATGCCGATTTGACTATCGCGCAGAGGATGGCCGTCGAAGAGGGATATCGCAGGGGATATATTAGAGCCGTTTTCGCCACGACGACTCTATCGACCGGGATCAATCTACCGGCCTCAACCGTATTTGTGGAAGCTCAGAAATACAACTTTCAAGGGTACACCGGGAAGCCGGGGTTGGAGCCGCTGAGTTGGGGTGAGTATGAAAGCATGTCGGGCCGGGCCGGACGGGTGGGTCTTTTGGATAAAGACATCAAAGCCGGCCGGGCGGTATTATTCGCCTCATGCGATCTGGAAAAATCAATTCTCTGGGATTACTATATCGATAATCGGGCCAATCCTTTGAATTCGCGATTGGATACCCTGCCGGTGGAGGATATTATCCTTGATTTATTCGGGTCCCAACTGGTAAGACGGCCGGAAGACATAAACGAATTATTATCCGGGACGTTTTTTGCCGCTCGCAATGGCCGTCAGCCAAAAATAAGCGCCGCAATCTATGCTCAACTCATCGATGAAAGTTTCCTTAAGCGGCGGGACGACGACTTGGCAATAACGCCTCTGGGAATGGCCGTGGCTGTGACCGGTTTGGGAATTGGCACCGCCCGAAAAATCATCAGGGATTGGGATCTGTCCCGACCGAAAACGGATGAGGAAGTATTTTTTGATATTCTTGATACTTCCGCCGCTCAAAATATGTATCTGCCGGGTGTTGGTTTTGGGGGCGGGGCAATCGCGCCCGCTCGACATTTACACGGTGGTAGTTCTCTGGTTCGAAATTTTTCGACCCGACGGGACAAACTGACGGCCGATGAGATTCGCCGGGTGCGGTTGGCCTTTCTGCTGATTGATTGGAAAGGCGGTTTTTCGGCTCTGGATATTGAAAATGATTACCGCCTTCATCTGGGTATGATGGATTACCTGGCCCGCCAGATGGCCTGGCTCCTGTCGAGTTCGGCGGCTGTTATTAAAACCCTCGATAATTACTCGAAATTGCCGGGCCTGCTCAATGAATTGGCATTTTCCGTGGGAACCGGTCTTCCCTCTGAGCTTAAGGATATCTACGATGTCGCCGGAAATATTCTTCATCGGGGAGAAATTTTAAGCCTCTATCGAAAAGGGATAATCGACTTGAAGGAAATGCTCGATAAGGGGCTGGCCATAATCTCTCAACATATATCCTCGGAAACCCGGCTTAATAAAATCGAGAAACAATTCCAAAAAATAAAGGAGAGTAAAATGAATACTAACGCTCACATTGCCAGAATCGTGAATTCCTGGCCGAAATCGATTGAGATTGATGGGACGCCGGTTCGGGAACGGTTCCGCGTCCGTATCAACGGCCAAACGATTAATCTGACCGGAAAATCCTTTAAGTATCTCTGCCGGCTGGCCTGGTCCCGGCTGACTCGCGATAACGGGTGGTTGTACAAGGAGGATTTGGAGCAGGGATTTAATCAGGCCCGGTACTTGTATCGTCTGCGCCAGGAAATCGGCCGTGATTTCCTCCCTGGCTGGCCGCTCTATGAAAACAATCGCTCCGGATATTATCGGCTGGCGGTGCCTCCCGATAGTATAAAGGTTAACGTCGATGCCTTAAGAGACAATCCGGATTTTGAAATCCGGCAAATGGGTGGGGATTTGAAGCCGTTTATGATGACCGGATGA
- a CDS encoding tetratricopeptide repeat protein, with protein sequence MLSIASINIKLADINLGPSITCIGQLGRGDEKIPGNQVAELVVPWQKILPDPNLFSLLSWHTRISEFAGRDREMARLVKWAKSNHPIRINFVVGEGGAGKSRLAAEFAEKMQGENWSAGFINLRKPINFPMSDAGTLLIVDYPEEYVDRVKELLGDLAHLGPNCQLRVLFLTRQSPERWADIITSANANNLVDSNYITLNRLDAQDAKIIYNTTACKAGETLGHTSQSDPGHALIPSDAMDAWMKIAPENHRSLFIMAAAVHSAENPDDEIVNFSGRQIVTSLVEREINRVIRIAESRKLKDKYALARLMAMAAIAGELTLSEIESYILDNNALFGFNTDGDIKEELISTGLFTGDKLLAPTPDIVAAALTVNILAQRPEHAPDLIWAALQNDLEGGLERIGRLCYDAEIVLGMREHSLSDWLAQKIDGDFDKCKMLDDIITEDILSMFLYKIGAVINRTLIKYTKKDEDKSRYYNNLSYYLGALGDTAGALTAIREAVEIYCRLSESNPAKYEPDLAMSLNNLSKYLSEAGDTKEALAAIREAVKIRRRLSESNPARYKPDLAMSLNNLSSNLFADGDTSGALTAIREAVEINRRLSESNSARYEPELAMNLNNLSNRLSEDGDAAGALTAIREAVEIRRRLSESNPARYKPDLAMSLYNLSSDLSDSGDTAGALDAIREAVEIRRRLSELNPARYEPELAASLNNLSNRLSEDGDAAGALTAIREAVEIRRRLSESNPARYEPYLAMSLFNLSSYLSAQGDTEGALTAICEAVKIRRRLSELNSARYEPDLAHSLGLNGLILSSQREYSKAISLLNEGIELLRPHVEKYPEGPHAKLLATMESVLKDTLNKYNSGE encoded by the coding sequence ATGCTGTCTATTGCCTCCATTAACATTAAACTGGCAGATATAAATCTGGGGCCGTCGATAACCTGTATCGGGCAGTTGGGACGCGGAGATGAGAAAATCCCCGGCAATCAAGTAGCAGAGCTTGTTGTCCCGTGGCAGAAGATTTTGCCTGACCCCAATTTATTTTCTCTTTTGAGCTGGCATACCCGCATCTCCGAATTTGCGGGACGAGACCGGGAAATGGCCCGGCTGGTAAAATGGGCAAAGAGCAATCATCCGATTCGTATTAATTTTGTCGTGGGCGAGGGCGGAGCCGGAAAAAGCCGCCTGGCGGCGGAATTTGCCGAAAAAATGCAGGGCGAAAACTGGTCGGCCGGGTTTATAAATTTGCGCAAACCGATTAATTTCCCGATGAGCGATGCCGGTACGCTCCTGATTGTCGATTATCCGGAAGAATATGTGGACAGGGTAAAAGAACTGCTTGGCGATCTCGCTCATTTGGGTCCCAACTGCCAACTGAGGGTTTTATTTCTTACCCGGCAGTCTCCCGAAAGGTGGGCGGATATTATTACATCGGCCAACGCCAATAATCTGGTTGACAGTAATTATATAACTTTGAATCGTCTCGATGCACAGGACGCAAAAATCATATACAACACGACCGCATGCAAAGCGGGTGAAACTCTGGGGCATACATCCCAATCCGATCCTGGCCATGCTCTGATTCCGTCGGATGCGATGGACGCATGGATGAAAATCGCCCCGGAAAATCACCGTTCCCTTTTTATTATGGCCGCCGCTGTTCACAGCGCAGAAAATCCGGATGATGAAATCGTCAATTTTAGCGGTCGACAAATTGTCACATCTCTTGTTGAAAGAGAAATCAATCGGGTTATAAGGATTGCCGAAAGTAGAAAATTGAAAGATAAATATGCCCTGGCTCGTTTAATGGCTATGGCGGCAATCGCGGGCGAATTAACATTATCGGAAATCGAGTCTTATATATTGGATAACAACGCACTGTTTGGCTTTAATACAGATGGAGATATTAAAGAAGAATTGATTTCGACCGGGTTATTCACTGGTGATAAACTATTGGCTCCTACGCCGGATATTGTCGCGGCGGCGTTGACGGTTAATATTCTTGCTCAGCGCCCGGAACACGCTCCGGATTTAATCTGGGCCGCGCTCCAAAATGACCTTGAAGGAGGATTGGAACGTATCGGCCGCTTGTGCTATGACGCTGAAATTGTACTTGGAATGCGTGAGCATAGTCTCAGCGATTGGCTGGCACAAAAAATAGACGGCGATTTTGATAAATGTAAAATGCTGGATGATATAATTACCGAAGATATTCTGTCAATGTTTTTATATAAAATAGGGGCAGTGATCAATCGCACTTTAATTAAATATACTAAAAAAGACGAGGATAAATCCCGGTATTATAATAATCTGAGTTATTACTTAGGCGCGCTGGGCGACACGGCGGGGGCATTGACGGCCATTCGGGAAGCGGTTGAAATTTATTGTCGTTTATCGGAATCGAATCCGGCTAAGTATGAGCCTGACCTGGCTATGAGTCTGAACAATCTGTCAAAGTATTTATCTGAAGCCGGCGATACAAAGGAAGCATTGGCGGCAATTCGGGAAGCGGTTAAAATAAGACGTCGTTTATCGGAGTCGAATCCGGCCAGATATAAGCCTGACCTGGCCATGAGTCTGAACAATCTATCAAGTAATTTGTTTGCCGACGGTGATACATCGGGGGCATTGACGGCCATTCGGGAGGCGGTTGAAATTAATCGTCGTTTGTCGGAATCGAATTCGGCCAGATATGAGCCTGAATTGGCCATGAATTTGAACAATCTTTCGAATCGATTATCTGAAGACGGTGATGCGGCGGGGGCATTGACGGCCATTCGGGAGGCGGTTGAAATAAGACGTCGTTTATCGGAATCGAATCCGGCCAGATATAAGCCTGACCTGGCCATGAGTCTGTACAATCTATCGAGTGATTTGTCAGACAGCGGTGATACGGCGGGAGCTTTGGATGCGATTCGGGAAGCGGTTGAAATAAGACGTCGTTTGTCAGAATTGAATCCGGCCAGATATGAGCCTGAATTGGCAGCAAGTTTGAACAATCTTTCGAATCGATTATCTGAAGACGGTGATGCGGCGGGGGCATTGACGGCCATTCGGGAGGCGGTTGAAATAAGACGTCGTTTATCGGAATCGAATCCGGCCAGATATGAGCCTTACCTGGCCATGAGTCTGTTCAATCTGTCCAGTTATTTATCTGCCCAGGGCGATACGGAGGGGGCTTTGACTGCCATTTGTGAAGCGGTTAAAATAAGACGCCGTTTGTCAGAATTGAATTCGGCCAGATATGAGCCAGACCTGGCACATAGCCTTGGTCTAAATGGACTTATACTATCATCACAGCGAGAATATTCGAAAGCGATTTCCTTGTTGAATGAAGGAATTGAATTATTGCGCCCTCATGTAGAAAAATACCCGGAGGGGCCGCACGCAAAGCTTCTTGCCACTATGGAAAGTGTATTAAAAGATACCCTGAATAAGTATAATTCGGGCGAGTAG